One part of the Corallococcus caeni genome encodes these proteins:
- a CDS encoding amino acid adenylation domain-containing protein: MSAVQSLLAALRQDGVRLWLEGGELRYQAPRGAMTQERLAQLRARKAELVDFLRQAAGAQAAPLVAARPRPEHLPLSYAQERLWLLDRLENLGTAYHIASGLRLTGHFDDRAFERALAEIVRRHEALRTRFAAGQDTVAQVVDAPGGFVSQRQDLSSLGEAEHGRAVLAQAGAFVRQRFDLAQGPLFRVLLLRLAPEEHVAVVVMHHIISDGWSVGVLIRELGALYTAYAQGRESPLPELPVQYADYALWQRDWLRGEALERQVTYWKQRLAGAPVALELPLDHPRPPVQSFRGASVSFALPRALTGPLQALARAQDATLFMVLLAGFQHLLSRWSGQEDIVLGTPVAGRTDRRTEGLIGFFVNMLVLRTDVSGDPSLRQLLTRARETALQAYAHQDLPFEKLVEQLNPVRDLSRPPLFQVQFALQNYPEEGLRLPGLQLSRLDDGTVASRASKLDLSLFLMESAGGLDAVVEYASDLFEAGTVDQFAGHYRALLEAAAADPDRPLAGIPLLSEAQRRRILFDWNATARDHPRSGTLAQLFEDQVRRTPERVALVFENSHLTYARLDARANQLARVLRAHGVGPDSLVALCVERGIEMVVGLLGILKAGGAYVPLDPGYPAERLAFMLADCGARLVLTQASLRDALPETTIPKLLLDADWPRIAEEPATPVASSTDPLHLAYVIYTSGSTGRPKGVGIPHAGIVNRLQWMQEAYGLGADDRVLQKTPFSFDVSVWEFFWPLSYGARLVMARPGGHQDAAYLREVIASEAITTLHFVPPMLDVFLGQAHAAPCASLRRVVCSGQALPRELQERFFRLLPGVELHNLYGPTEASVDVTSWACRPGSPQARVPIGWPIANTRMHVLDRHLNPVPPGVAGELHIAGIGLARGYVNRPELTSDRFIPDPFGAPGSRMYRTGDLARYLPDGNIDYLGRIDHQVKVRGFRIELGEIEAALASWPGVRDAVVLAREDTPGDPRLVAYVLAQPGARPAPAELRDALARRLPEYMVPAHYMLLEALPLSPNGKVDRKALPAPDTGAVSRRAYEAPRGEVEEKIAAVWARLLGMERIGREDNFFALGGHSLLAVRMIDALRRDGLSVDVHGIFASATLAQLAARANAEGGGDNVPPNRITPDSEVITPPMLPLVSLTQDEIDAIVARVPGGAANVQDLYPLAPLQEGFLFHHLMARQGDAYLQQAMLAAAERKELDRFLAALQEVVDRQDILRTAIVWEGLREPVQVVWRRARLVVDELELSDSAGDIADQMRARHDPRHYRLDIRQAPLLRCAVAHDAVNGRWLLQVLFHHLIDDATSLRLMVAQVQLILAGQRERLAEPVPFRNYVALARRVPQAEHEAFFKAMLGDVEEPTAPFGLIDTQGEGVGIAEARLMLEPSLAQRVRRQARLASVSAASLMHLAWAQVLARGSGRSADVVFGTVLFGRMQGGAGTGQALGPFINTLPIRIRLGRQGVRESLLLAHRGLTRLLEHEHASLALAQRCSALPARVPLFTALMNYRHNGVQDAAGPSGEGGLQVQVLGTEERSNYPLTLVVDDFGEDFGLTAQVAAGAVMPQSLCESMRMAVQSLVELLEAGPETPVNQVEVLPARERRRLLVEWNATATEYPRDSTLPEVFSRVVALHADRVAVEFGDVKLTYRQLDARANQLAHHLRGLGVSTDSRVAMALERSVELIVSLLAILKAGGAYVPLDTAYPRERLAAMVEDSRPRVLITTRALREKLPSEGLVTVVVDEVSLLGEPVHAPPRAALPQSLAYIDFTSGSTGRPKGVGTPQASVLRTLFGVDYAHLGPDETFLLIAPISFDASTLELWGPLLHGGRLVVFPPHPPSDVRELESVLVKHGVTTLHLTAGLFTQVVDHHPGALRGVRQLLTGGDVVSAPHVKRVLEELRIPVTACYGPTETTLFASCHRMTDVAHVGASVPIGRPIGNTQVYVLDAAGQPVPAGVTGELFISGDGVARGYVEQPALTAERFIPDPFSATPGARMYRTGDLARWRADGVLEFLGRADAQVKVRGFRIELAEVEASLRAHASVKDVMVVVREDVPGDKRLVAYVVSGTSMPDTAALRVHLRQRLPEYMVPGAFVVLPALPLTPTGKVDRKALPVPDAARPAAPTQEEEPPANPVEQRLAELWCDVLRVRTVGRRGNFFELGGHSLLAMQLVARIRAAFDVELSVRTLFEAPTVAALAERLQGSSAGTRMPALVRALREGPLPLSFAQQRLWFLDRLEPGSPFYNMPTALWLEGTLDVGALEHALTELVRRHEVLRTTFQTQASGPVQIIHPPAPFPLPVVDLSALPEDTREAEARRLAHQEARRPFDLERGPLLRAMLLRVFESRHLLLLNVHHIASDGWSMGVLVRELATLYATSQEGAPSPLPELPVQYADYAVWQRGWLRDEALEAQLSWWREHLTGAAPMLELPTDFPRPAVASLRGATHRRVLPRELAGALQALCRREGTTLFMALLAGFQWVLSRYSGQEDFVVGTDIANRNRAETEGLIGFFINQLALRARVGGNPSFRELLGRVREATLGAYAHQELPFEEVVKALNPQRDPSGAPLFQVKLVLQNQPATELTVPGLTLRGEAVDSGTSRLDLTLSISETARGLDCGCEYRTDLFEAATIDRLVRHLGTLLQAAAASPEAPLSALPLMDEAEQRQVLSDWNTTSRDFPRETCAHQLFEAQVARTPHATAVRFEGTALTYAQLDTRANQLAHHLRALGVRPDVLVALCVERSLETVVAILGILKAGGAWVPLDASYPVERLTYMLRDCAAPVLVTTEALADELPSSGGQLVLLDVDAPLIEARPGTAPENLTHAGDLAYVIYTSGSTGRPKGTLLQHQGLCNTALNAARAQGFHSGSRVLQYAAFGFDASVFEIFGALLAGATLVLAPRARLMPGAPLQGLLREEFLTAVTLTPSVLARLTPEDFPALETLVSAGEACTPELVARWGSRVRMLNAYGPTEVTVCATVSEPLRPGERLTIGRPWANVRVYVLDTALRPVPPGVPGELCVGGVGVARGYLNQPELTAERFTPDPFSPEPGARLYRTGDRARWLTNGTLEYLGRLDAQVKLRGFRIELGEVESALLQHPSVREAVATVREDAPGDRRLVAYVVASEGDTLDVATLRQDLKQRLPEHMVPAAIAVLPGLPLTPNGKVDRKALPAPQRSEVPAAALLSPRDARELQLVGLWESVLGVQPVGVRDNFFELGGHSLLAVQLMAAVGAATGHHLPLAALFQAPTVEQLAALLRREDPEAFSPLVPFGVPATGDARPFFCVHPVGGNVLCYAELARLLGPQQPFYGLQARGVDDSSQPLGSIEEMASDYVKAIQSVQPSGPYSLGGWSMGGLIAYEMARQLRERGEQVALLALIDAYVPTATVAKEPEPDRVGLAAMFARDLLGASLAELSVDLTPLAGLEPEAMLERLLELAAGAGILPPGRSSKHVRALFRVFEGNLHASRRYTAPTSEGRTVLFKATDSADGLPEDGGWTDLVGDTLERHLLPCDHYSLLRAPAVRELAGWLRDALKSSR, encoded by the coding sequence ATGAGCGCGGTTCAATCATTGCTGGCCGCGCTGCGGCAGGACGGCGTGCGGCTGTGGCTGGAAGGCGGCGAGCTGCGCTACCAGGCGCCCAGGGGCGCGATGACGCAGGAACGCCTCGCGCAGCTGCGCGCGCGGAAGGCGGAGCTGGTGGACTTCCTGCGGCAGGCGGCGGGCGCACAGGCGGCCCCGCTGGTGGCCGCGCGGCCGCGGCCCGAACACCTGCCGCTGTCATACGCGCAGGAGCGCCTGTGGCTGCTGGACCGCCTCGAGAACCTGGGCACGGCCTACCACATCGCCAGCGGCCTGCGTCTGACGGGCCACTTCGACGACCGTGCCTTCGAGCGAGCACTCGCGGAAATCGTGCGCCGGCACGAGGCCCTGCGCACGCGCTTCGCGGCCGGGCAGGACACGGTCGCGCAGGTGGTCGATGCCCCCGGCGGTTTCGTGTCGCAACGGCAGGACCTGTCCTCACTGGGTGAGGCGGAACACGGGCGGGCTGTCCTGGCACAGGCGGGCGCCTTCGTGCGCCAGCGCTTCGACCTGGCGCAAGGGCCGCTGTTCCGCGTGCTGCTGCTGCGGCTGGCGCCGGAGGAGCATGTGGCGGTGGTGGTGATGCACCACATCATCAGCGACGGCTGGTCGGTGGGGGTGCTGATCCGCGAACTGGGCGCGCTGTACACCGCGTATGCCCAGGGCCGGGAGTCGCCGCTGCCGGAGCTGCCAGTGCAGTACGCCGACTACGCCTTGTGGCAGCGCGACTGGCTGCGAGGCGAAGCGCTGGAGAGGCAGGTCACCTACTGGAAGCAGCGGCTCGCGGGCGCTCCAGTCGCGCTGGAGCTGCCGCTGGACCATCCTCGCCCACCGGTACAGAGCTTCCGGGGTGCGAGCGTGTCCTTCGCCCTGCCCAGGGCGCTGACCGGGCCGTTGCAGGCGCTGGCGCGCGCGCAGGACGCCACGCTGTTCATGGTGCTGCTGGCCGGCTTCCAGCATCTGCTCTCCCGCTGGAGTGGCCAGGAGGACATCGTCCTCGGCACACCCGTGGCCGGCCGCACGGACCGCCGCACCGAAGGCCTCATCGGCTTCTTCGTCAACATGCTGGTGCTGCGCACGGACGTGTCTGGAGACCCGTCGTTGCGCCAGCTGCTGACGCGCGCCAGGGAGACGGCGCTCCAGGCCTACGCCCACCAGGACCTGCCCTTCGAGAAGCTCGTGGAGCAGCTCAACCCCGTGCGCGACCTCTCTCGCCCTCCCCTCTTCCAGGTGCAGTTCGCGCTGCAGAACTATCCCGAGGAGGGCTTGCGGCTGCCGGGCCTGCAACTGAGCCGGCTGGACGACGGCACTGTCGCGTCCCGCGCCTCCAAGCTGGACCTGTCGCTGTTCCTGATGGAAAGCGCGGGAGGCCTCGATGCCGTGGTCGAGTACGCCAGCGACCTGTTCGAGGCCGGCACCGTCGACCAGTTCGCTGGCCACTATCGCGCGCTGCTCGAAGCAGCGGCGGCCGATCCGGACCGGCCGCTGGCGGGCATCCCGCTGCTGAGCGAGGCGCAGCGGCGCCGCATCCTGTTCGATTGGAACGCCACCGCGCGCGACCATCCGCGAAGCGGCACGCTGGCGCAGCTGTTCGAGGACCAGGTGAGGCGCACGCCCGAGCGCGTGGCGCTCGTCTTCGAAAACAGCCACCTGACGTATGCCCGGCTGGATGCGCGCGCCAACCAACTGGCCCGCGTGCTGCGCGCGCACGGCGTTGGCCCGGACAGCCTGGTCGCGCTGTGCGTGGAGCGCGGCATCGAGATGGTGGTGGGACTGCTCGGCATCCTCAAGGCCGGCGGCGCCTATGTGCCGCTGGACCCCGGCTATCCGGCGGAGCGGCTGGCGTTCATGCTGGCGGATTGCGGTGCACGGCTGGTGCTGACGCAGGCGAGCCTGCGCGACGCCTTGCCCGAGACCACCATCCCCAAGCTCCTGCTGGATGCAGACTGGCCGCGCATCGCGGAAGAACCGGCCACGCCGGTAGCGTCCAGCACCGACCCGCTGCACCTGGCCTACGTCATCTACACCTCCGGCTCCACGGGCCGGCCCAAGGGCGTGGGCATCCCGCACGCAGGCATCGTCAACCGCCTGCAATGGATGCAGGAGGCCTACGGGCTCGGCGCCGACGACCGCGTGCTGCAGAAAACGCCGTTCAGCTTCGACGTGTCCGTGTGGGAGTTCTTCTGGCCGCTGTCGTACGGCGCGCGGCTGGTGATGGCGCGGCCCGGCGGCCACCAGGACGCGGCCTATCTGCGCGAGGTGATCGCGAGCGAGGCGATCACCACCCTGCATTTCGTGCCGCCGATGCTGGACGTGTTCCTGGGCCAGGCCCACGCCGCGCCATGCGCCAGTCTGCGCCGCGTGGTCTGCAGCGGCCAGGCCCTGCCCAGGGAGCTTCAAGAGCGCTTCTTCCGGCTGCTGCCGGGCGTGGAGCTGCACAACCTCTACGGCCCCACCGAGGCCTCGGTGGACGTGACCTCCTGGGCCTGCCGGCCTGGATCGCCGCAGGCCCGCGTGCCCATCGGCTGGCCCATCGCCAACACGCGGATGCACGTGCTGGACCGGCACCTGAACCCGGTGCCTCCGGGCGTGGCGGGCGAGCTCCACATCGCCGGCATCGGCCTGGCGCGCGGCTACGTCAACCGACCGGAGCTGACCAGCGACCGCTTCATCCCCGACCCCTTCGGCGCGCCCGGCAGCCGCATGTACCGCACCGGGGACCTGGCGCGGTACCTGCCCGACGGAAACATCGACTACCTGGGACGCATCGACCACCAGGTGAAGGTGCGCGGCTTTCGCATCGAACTGGGCGAGATCGAGGCCGCGCTGGCCTCCTGGCCGGGCGTGCGTGACGCGGTGGTGCTGGCGCGCGAGGACACCCCTGGCGACCCGCGGCTGGTCGCCTACGTGCTGGCGCAGCCCGGAGCGCGTCCAGCGCCGGCGGAGTTGCGTGACGCGCTGGCGCGCCGCCTGCCGGAGTACATGGTGCCGGCGCACTACATGCTGCTGGAGGCCTTGCCCCTGAGCCCCAACGGCAAGGTGGACCGCAAGGCCCTGCCGGCGCCCGACACCGGCGCGGTGTCGCGTCGTGCCTACGAGGCACCGCGCGGTGAGGTCGAGGAGAAGATCGCCGCCGTCTGGGCCCGGTTGCTGGGCATGGAGCGCATCGGCCGCGAGGACAACTTCTTCGCGCTGGGCGGCCATTCCCTGCTGGCGGTGCGCATGATCGACGCGCTACGCCGCGACGGGCTGTCGGTGGACGTGCACGGCATCTTCGCCTCGGCCACGCTCGCGCAACTGGCCGCGCGGGCGAACGCGGAAGGCGGCGGCGACAACGTTCCGCCGAACCGCATCACGCCGGACAGCGAGGTCATCACTCCGCCGATGCTGCCGCTGGTGTCCCTGACACAAGACGAGATCGACGCCATCGTGGCGCGCGTGCCGGGCGGGGCGGCCAACGTGCAGGACCTCTATCCGCTGGCGCCGCTTCAGGAAGGCTTCCTGTTCCATCACCTGATGGCGCGGCAGGGGGATGCCTATCTGCAGCAGGCCATGCTGGCCGCCGCGGAACGCAAGGAACTGGACCGCTTCCTCGCCGCGCTCCAGGAGGTCGTGGACCGGCAGGACATCCTGCGCACGGCCATCGTGTGGGAAGGCTTGCGCGAACCGGTGCAGGTCGTGTGGCGGCGCGCGCGCCTGGTCGTGGACGAACTGGAGCTGTCGGACTCCGCGGGCGACATCGCCGACCAGATGCGTGCGCGGCACGATCCGCGGCACTACCGGCTCGACATCCGGCAGGCGCCGCTGCTGCGCTGCGCGGTCGCACACGATGCGGTGAACGGGCGCTGGCTGCTGCAGGTGCTGTTCCACCACTTGATCGACGACGCCACCTCGCTGCGGCTGATGGTGGCGCAGGTCCAGCTCATCCTGGCGGGCCAGCGCGAGCGGCTGGCGGAGCCGGTGCCCTTTCGCAACTACGTGGCCCTTGCGCGGCGTGTGCCTCAGGCCGAACACGAGGCGTTCTTCAAGGCCATGCTGGGGGATGTGGAAGAGCCCACGGCGCCGTTCGGGCTCATCGACACGCAGGGCGAGGGTGTCGGCATTGCCGAAGCGCGGCTGATGCTGGAGCCGAGCCTGGCCCAGCGCGTGCGGCGACAGGCCCGGCTCGCAAGCGTCAGCGCCGCCAGCCTGATGCACCTGGCCTGGGCCCAGGTGCTGGCGCGCGGCTCGGGGCGAAGCGCCGACGTGGTGTTCGGCACGGTGCTGTTCGGACGCATGCAGGGCGGCGCGGGCACCGGGCAGGCCCTGGGCCCGTTCATCAACACGTTGCCGATCCGCATCAGGCTGGGCCGCCAGGGCGTGCGCGAGAGCCTGCTGCTCGCGCACCGCGGTCTCACCCGGTTGCTGGAGCATGAGCACGCCTCGCTGGCGCTGGCACAGCGGTGCAGCGCACTACCGGCGAGGGTGCCCCTGTTCACGGCGCTCATGAACTACCGGCACAACGGGGTTCAGGACGCCGCGGGCCCGTCTGGAGAAGGCGGGCTTCAGGTCCAGGTGCTGGGAACCGAGGAGCGCAGCAACTATCCATTGACCCTGGTGGTCGATGACTTCGGCGAGGACTTCGGCCTGACCGCGCAGGTCGCGGCAGGGGCGGTGATGCCGCAAAGCCTCTGCGAGTCCATGCGGATGGCCGTACAGAGCCTGGTGGAGTTGCTGGAGGCCGGCCCGGAAACGCCGGTCAACCAGGTGGAGGTGCTGCCCGCGCGGGAGCGCCGGCGGCTCCTGGTGGAGTGGAACGCCACCGCCACCGAGTACCCGCGCGACTCCACCCTCCCCGAGGTCTTCTCCCGGGTGGTGGCACTCCACGCGGACAGGGTGGCCGTGGAGTTCGGTGACGTGAAGCTCACCTACCGGCAGCTCGACGCGCGCGCCAACCAGCTCGCGCATCACCTGCGCGGCCTGGGTGTGTCCACGGACTCGCGCGTGGCCATGGCGCTGGAGCGCTCGGTGGAGCTCATCGTCTCGCTGCTGGCCATCCTCAAGGCCGGCGGCGCCTACGTGCCGCTGGATACCGCCTACCCGCGTGAGCGGCTGGCGGCCATGGTGGAGGACTCGCGCCCACGCGTGCTCATCACCACCCGCGCGCTGCGGGAGAAGCTCCCCTCCGAGGGCCTGGTCACCGTGGTCGTGGACGAGGTCTCCCTCCTGGGTGAGCCGGTGCACGCGCCACCGCGGGCGGCCCTGCCCCAAAGCCTCGCGTACATCGACTTCACCTCGGGCAGCACGGGCCGCCCCAAGGGCGTGGGCACGCCCCAGGCGTCCGTGCTTCGCACCCTCTTCGGTGTCGACTACGCGCACCTGGGGCCCGACGAGACGTTCCTGCTCATCGCCCCCATCTCCTTCGACGCCTCCACCCTGGAGCTCTGGGGTCCGCTGCTGCATGGCGGCCGCCTCGTCGTCTTCCCGCCGCATCCGCCCTCCGACGTGCGGGAGCTGGAGTCGGTGCTGGTGAAGCACGGGGTGACGACGCTGCACCTGACCGCGGGCCTCTTCACCCAGGTGGTGGACCACCACCCCGGGGCCCTTCGCGGCGTGCGCCAGTTGCTCACCGGCGGCGACGTCGTCTCCGCCCCGCACGTCAAGCGGGTGCTGGAGGAGCTGCGCATCCCCGTCACCGCCTGCTACGGCCCCACCGAGACCACCCTCTTCGCCTCCTGCCACCGCATGACGGACGTGGCCCACGTCGGGGCGTCCGTCCCCATTGGCCGCCCCATTGGCAATACCCAGGTGTACGTGCTGGACGCCGCCGGCCAGCCCGTGCCCGCCGGAGTCACCGGAGAGCTGTTCATCAGCGGCGATGGCGTGGCCCGTGGCTACGTGGAGCAGCCCGCCCTCACCGCCGAGCGCTTCATCCCCGACCCCTTCAGCGCCACTCCGGGCGCGCGCATGTACCGCACGGGCGACCTGGCCCGCTGGCGCGCGGACGGCGTGCTGGAGTTCCTCGGCCGCGCCGACGCCCAGGTGAAGGTGCGCGGCTTCCGTATCGAGCTGGCCGAAGTCGAGGCCTCGCTGCGTGCGCACGCGTCCGTGAAGGACGTGATGGTGGTGGTGCGCGAGGACGTGCCCGGTGACAAGCGCCTGGTGGCCTACGTGGTGTCCGGCACTTCCATGCCGGACACCGCCGCGCTGCGGGTTCACCTGCGGCAGCGCCTGCCGGAGTACATGGTCCCGGGGGCCTTCGTGGTGCTGCCCGCGCTGCCGCTGACGCCCACCGGCAAGGTGGACCGCAAGGCCCTGCCCGTGCCGGATGCCGCGCGGCCCGCTGCTCCCACCCAAGAGGAGGAGCCACCGGCCAATCCCGTGGAGCAGCGGCTGGCGGAGCTCTGGTGTGACGTCCTGCGCGTGCGCACCGTGGGCCGTCGGGGCAACTTCTTCGAACTGGGAGGCCACTCGCTGCTGGCCATGCAGTTGGTGGCGCGCATCCGTGCCGCCTTCGACGTGGAGCTCAGCGTGCGCACCCTCTTCGAGGCGCCCACCGTGGCCGCCCTCGCGGAGCGTCTCCAGGGCTCCAGCGCTGGCACCCGCATGCCCGCGCTGGTGCGGGCGCTCCGGGAGGGTCCGCTGCCGCTGTCCTTCGCGCAGCAGCGCCTGTGGTTCCTCGACCGGCTGGAGCCGGGGAGCCCCTTCTACAACATGCCCACCGCGCTCTGGCTGGAGGGCACCCTGGACGTGGGCGCGCTGGAGCACGCGCTGACGGAGCTGGTGCGCCGCCATGAGGTGCTGCGCACCACCTTCCAGACGCAGGCCAGCGGTCCCGTCCAGATCATCCATCCTCCCGCGCCGTTCCCCCTGCCGGTGGTGGACCTGTCCGCGCTCCCTGAAGACACGCGCGAGGCCGAGGCCCGGCGTCTGGCCCACCAGGAGGCCCGGCGTCCCTTCGACCTGGAGCGGGGCCCGCTGCTGCGCGCCATGCTGCTGCGGGTCTTCGAGTCGCGGCACCTGCTGCTCCTCAACGTGCACCACATCGCCTCGGATGGCTGGTCCATGGGCGTGCTCGTGCGCGAGCTGGCGACGCTCTACGCGACCTCCCAGGAGGGCGCACCGTCCCCACTGCCCGAGCTGCCCGTGCAGTACGCGGACTACGCGGTGTGGCAGCGCGGCTGGCTGCGCGACGAGGCGCTGGAGGCGCAACTGTCCTGGTGGCGCGAGCACCTCACCGGCGCAGCGCCCATGCTGGAGCTGCCCACCGACTTCCCACGGCCCGCGGTGGCGAGCCTGCGCGGCGCCACCCACCGTCGCGTGCTGCCGCGCGAGCTGGCCGGGGCGCTCCAGGCGCTGTGCCGCCGCGAGGGCACCACCCTGTTCATGGCACTGCTGGCGGGCTTCCAGTGGGTGCTGTCGCGCTACTCGGGCCAGGAGGACTTCGTCGTCGGCACCGACATCGCCAACCGCAACCGGGCGGAGACCGAGGGCCTCATCGGCTTCTTCATCAACCAGCTCGCCCTGCGCGCGCGGGTGGGCGGCAACCCGTCCTTCCGCGAGCTGCTGGGCCGCGTCCGGGAGGCCACGCTTGGCGCATACGCGCACCAGGAGCTCCCCTTCGAGGAGGTGGTCAAGGCGCTCAACCCCCAACGCGACCCGTCAGGAGCCCCGCTGTTCCAGGTGAAGCTGGTGCTGCAGAACCAGCCCGCCACCGAGCTGACGGTGCCCGGCCTCACCCTGCGCGGGGAGGCCGTGGACTCGGGCACCTCCCGCCTGGACCTCACCCTGAGCATCTCGGAGACGGCGCGAGGCCTGGACTGTGGCTGCGAGTACCGCACGGACCTCTTCGAGGCGGCCACCATCGACCGGCTGGTGCGGCACCTGGGCACGCTGCTCCAGGCCGCGGCGGCCTCGCCCGAGGCCCCGCTGTCGGCGCTGCCCCTCATGGACGAGGCCGAGCAACGCCAGGTGCTGAGCGACTGGAACACCACCTCGCGCGACTTCCCGCGTGAGACCTGCGCGCACCAGCTCTTCGAGGCCCAGGTGGCTCGCACCCCGCACGCCACCGCCGTGCGCTTCGAGGGCACGGCGCTCACCTACGCGCAGCTCGACACCCGCGCCAACCAGCTTGCACACCACCTCCGCGCGCTGGGCGTGCGGCCCGACGTCCTCGTGGCGCTCTGCGTGGAGCGCTCGCTGGAGACGGTGGTGGCCATCCTCGGCATCCTCAAGGCCGGCGGCGCCTGGGTGCCCCTGGACGCGAGCTACCCCGTGGAGCGGCTGACGTACATGCTGCGCGACTGCGCCGCCCCGGTGCTCGTCACCACCGAGGCCCTCGCGGATGAGCTGCCCTCCAGCGGCGGGCAGCTCGTGCTGCTGGACGTGGATGCGCCCCTCATCGAGGCACGGCCGGGCACGGCCCCCGAAAACCTCACCCACGCCGGCGACCTGGCCTACGTCATCTACACCTCGGGCAGCACGGGCCGGCCCAAGGGCACGCTGTTGCAGCACCAGGGGCTGTGCAACACGGCGCTCAACGCCGCGCGCGCGCAGGGCTTCCACTCCGGCAGCCGCGTCCTCCAGTACGCCGCCTTCGGCTTCGATGCGTCGGTGTTCGAAATCTTCGGCGCGCTGCTGGCCGGAGCCACGCTGGTGCTCGCGCCGCGCGCGCGGCTGATGCCCGGTGCGCCCCTGCAAGGGCTGCTGCGGGAGGAGTTCCTCACCGCTGTCACCCTGACGCCCTCGGTGCTGGCACGGCTGACGCCGGAGGACTTCCCCGCCCTGGAGACGCTCGTCTCCGCGGGCGAGGCCTGCACGCCGGAGCTGGTGGCGCGCTGGGGCTCCCGTGTGCGGATGCTCAACGCCTACGGCCCCACGGAGGTCACCGTGTGCGCCACCGTCTCCGAGCCGCTGCGGCCCGGGGAGCGGCTCACCATCGGCCGGCCGTGGGCCAACGTGCGGGTGTACGTGCTGGACACGGCACTGCGGCCGGTGCCTCCCGGAGTCCCTGGCGAGCTGTGCGTAGGCGGCGTGGGCGTGGCCCGGGGCTATCTGAACCAGCCGGAGCTGACGGCGGAGCGGTTCACTCCTGATCCGTTCAGCCCGGAGCCCGGCGCCCGCCTCTACCGCACCGGGGACCGGGCGCGGTGGCTGACGAACGGCACGCTGGAGTATCTCGGCCGCCTGGATGCGCAGGTGAAGCTGCGCGGCTTCCGGATCGAGCTGGGCGAGGTCGAGTCCGCGCTCCTCCAGCACCCGTCGGTGCGCGAGGCCGTGGCCACGGTGCGCGAGGACGCGCCCGGGGACAGGCGACTGGTGGCCTACGTGGTGGCCTCGGAGGGCGACACGCTGGACGTGGCCACGCTGCGCCAGGACCTCAAGCAGCGACTGCCCGAGCACATGGTGCCCGCGGCCATCGCCGTGCTCCCCGGCCTGCCCCTGACACCCAATGGCAAGGTGGACCGCAAGGCCCTGCCCGCACCGCAGCGGTCCGAAGTGCCGGCCGCGGCCCTGCTGTCACCCCGAGACGCACGGGAGCTGCAGTTGGTGGGGCTGTGGGAGTCGGTGCTGGGCGTGCAGCCGGTGGGCGTGCGCGACAACTTCTTCGAGCTGGGAGGCCACTCGCTGCTGGCCGTGCAGCTGATGGCCGCGGTGGGGGCAGCGACAGGTCACCACCTGCCGCTGGCCGCGCTCTTCCAGGCGCCCACGGTGGAGCAGCTCGCCGCGCTGCTGCGCCGGGAGGATCCGGAGGCCTTCTCGCCCCTGGTGCCCTTCGGAGTGCCAGCCACCGGTGACGCTAGGCCCTTCTTCTGCGTGCACCCGGTGGGAGGCAACGTGCTGTGCTACGCCGAGCTGGCTCGGCTGCTGGGGCCGCAACAGCCCTTCTACGGGCTGCAGGCGCGAGGTGTGGATGACAGCAGCCAGCCGTTGGGCTCCATCGAAGAGATGGCCTCTGATTATGTGAAGGCCATCCAGTCGGTGCAGCCGTCCGGGCCCTACTCCCTCGGGGGCTGGTCCATGGGGGGCCTCATCGCATACGAGATGGCGCGACAGCTGCGCGAGCGCGGCGAGCAGGTGGCCCTGCTGGCACTCATCGACGCCTACGTCCCGACGGCAACGGTGGCGAAGGAGCCAGAGCCGGACCGGGTGGGGCTGGCGGCGATGTTCGCGAGAGACCTGCTGGGTGCGTCCCTGGCTGAGCTGAGCGTGGACCTGACGCCGCTGGCAGGCCTGGAGCCGGAGGCAATGCTGGAGCGGCTGCTGGAGCTGGCGGCGGGCGCGGGCATCCTTCCTCCTGGGAGAAGCTCCAAGCACGTGCGGGCACTATTCCGGGTCTTCGAGGGCAACCTGCACGCCTCGCGGCGCTACACGGCGCCAACCAGCGAAGGCCGGACGGTGCTCTTCAAGGCAACGGACAGCGCGGATGGGTTGCCCGAGGACGGAGGCTGGACGGACCTGGTGGGTGACACCCTCGAGCGGCACCTGCTGCCCTGCGACCATTACAGCCTGCTGCGGGCTCCGGCGGTGCGCGAGCTGGCGGGATGGCTCCGCGATGCGCTGAAGTCCTCGCGATAG
- a CDS encoding cupin domain-containing protein — MHAVPQDSFIPFPLAHGLLADMKDDTFSTQLWAWSEDRLKLPAGATHIGYVYDGTVTLEHAAGEFKLRGGMYFSAPGEAVVHGSGRGIAISRLGYNGFFQVGGPVEARGRLKYIDGCTDSLLIPPVMMGDACFNLLFFPPGIDQTQHTHPSMRVGMVIRGHGECVTPTEIIPLIPGRVFVIRAEGPHSFRTTDSEMSVVAYHPDSDFGPTHEAHPMINRTMVNGLSARLIDEIRTK, encoded by the coding sequence ATGCACGCCGTTCCCCAAGACAGCTTCATTCCCTTTCCGCTCGCGCACGGCCTGCTGGCGGACATGAAGGACGACACGTTCTCCACCCAGCTGTGGGCCTGGTCGGAAGACCGGCTGAAGCTGCCGGCCGGCGCCACGCACATCGGCTACGTCTACGACGGCACGGTGACGCTGGAGCATGCCGCCGGTGAGTTCAAGCTGCGCGGCGGCATGTATTTCTCCGCGCCCGGCGAGGCCGTGGTGCACGGCAGCGGCCGGGGCATTGCCATCTCCCGCCTGGGCTATAACGGCTTCTTCCAGGTTGGCGGTCCGGTGGAGGCGCGCGGGCGCCTCAAGTACATCGACGGCTGCACCGACTCGCTGCTGATTCCCCCGGTGATGATGGGCGACGCCTGCTTCAACCTGCTCTTCTTCCCGCCCGGCATTGATCAGACGCAGCACACGCATCCGTCAATGCGCGTGGGCATGGTGATTCGCGGGCACGGCGAATGCGTCACGCCCACGGAGATCATCCCGCTCATACCGGGCCGCGTGTTCGTCATTCGCGCCGAAGGCCCGCACTCCTTCCGCACCACGGACTCCGAAATGTCCGTGGTCGCCTACCACCCGGACAGCGACTTCGGCCCCACGCACGAAGCGCACCCGATGATCAACCGGACCATGGTCAATGGCCTGTCGGCCCGTCTGATCGACGAGATCCGGACCAAATGA